A DNA window from Calliphora vicina chromosome 1, idCalVici1.1, whole genome shotgun sequence contains the following coding sequences:
- the LOC135948813 gene encoding putative serine protease K12H4.7 — MSKFFVFKILTSIIVLLELQEARGEHVFFRAFRNLHKDPGLRGSTRAHVETKWIEQKLDHFNENDNRTWQMRYMANEEFYQEGGPLFIHVGGEWTISPGSISSGHMYDMAKENNAYLFYTEHRYYGKSRPVSDLSNENMKYLNVQQALADLAHFIRTMKTTLPGMENSKVILSGGSYSATMVTWFKKLYPDLASGCWASSAPLFAKVDFVEYKEVTGQSIRLVGGDSCYNRISNGIQELEKMLTENRSADLRSSLNLCDTFDDNNELDVWILFSTISDIFAGIVQNHRGNTIQNACNKIMEGEDDFKGFTNFMLRYFDNKNCSDLSYKTSVEDIKDTNFGNGMIRQWFYQTCNEYGWYQTSGSMQQPFGTMFPVKLYTTLCQDAYGQEFTAEYIENQVAKTNEFFGGLQPQVENVYMTHGQLDPWRAMGIQEEGKATIIPMRAHCKDFGSISDKDNDELKASKIKLKELVKEWLKE, encoded by the exons ATGTCGAAAttctttgtatttaaaatactgACTtcaattattgttttgttggAACTGCAAGAAGCTCGTGGCGAACATGTGTTCTTTAGAGCCTTTAGAAATTTACACAAAGATCCGGGTCTTAGAGGTTCTACCAGAGCTCATGTGGAAACAAAGTGGATAGAACAAAAATTGGatcattttaatgaaaatgataATAGAACTTGGCAAATG CGGTACATGGCCAATGAAGAATTCTATCAAGAAGGTGGTCCCCTATTCATTCATGTCGGCGGAGAATGGACTATTTCGCCGGGTTCTATAAGCAGTGGCCATATGTATGATATGGCTAAAGAAAATAATGCTTATTTGTTTTACACTGAACATCGCTACTATGGAAAAAGTAGGCCAGTAag TGACCTTTCCAATGAAAACATGAAATACCTAAATGTTCAACAGGCCTTGGCCGATTTGGCACATTTCATACGCACCATGAAAACCACCCTACCGGGCATGGAGAATTCTAAAGTCATATTAAGTGGTGGCTCTTATTCGGCCACTATGGTTACATGGTTTAAGAAATTATATCCCGATTTGGCATCCGGATGTTGGGCTTCCTCGGCTCCCTTATTTGCCAAAGTAGATTTTGTGG AATATAAGGAGGTTACTGGTCAGTCCATACGTTTGGTGGGCGGTGATTCCTGTTACAATCGCATTTCAAATGGCATACAAGAACTGGAGAAAATGTTAACGGAAAATAGATCAGCTGATTTGAGATCATCTTTAAATTTATGTGATACATTTGATGACAACAATGAATTGGATGTTTGGATACTATTTTCCACCATATCGGATATATTTGCGGGAATTGTTCAAAATCATCG TGGCAACACCATTCAAAATGCCTGCAATAAAATAATGGAGGGAGAGGATGACTTCAAAGGTTTCACAAACTTTATGCTGCGctattttgataataaaaactGTTCTGATCTTAGCTACAAAACCTCGGTGGAGGATATCAAAGATACCAACTTTGGCAATGGAATGA TACGCCAATGGTTCTATCAGACCTGCAACGAATATGGATGGTATCAGACTTCCGGTTCTATGCAACAGCCCTTTGGCACCATGTTTCCCGTCAAATTATACACCACCCTATGTCAAGATGCCTATGGCCAAGAGTTTACCGCAGAGTATATCGAAAATCAAGTGGCAAAAACTAATGAATTTTTTGGTGGTCTTCAACCACAAGTGGAAAATGTCTATATGACTCATGGCCAGTTGGATCCTTGGCGGGCAATGGGTATACAGGAGGAAGGCAAGGCCACCATAATACCCA TGCGTGCCCATTGCAAAGATTTCGGTTCGATCAGTGACAAGGATAATGATGAGCTAAAGGCCTCAAAGATTAAACTCAAGGAATTGGTTAAGGAGTGGTTAAAGGAATAG
- the LOC135949411 gene encoding putative serine protease K12H4.7: MKFTLTVVAIFAILALAKTQEQQLTKKVPAFVKSLKKLQRGPPEIEVNSRAAVEIKWIEQKLDHFDEANEKTWQMRYMVNEEHFEAGGPMFIYLGGEWAISPGRIQSGIIPDMAQEHKGILFYTEHRYYGESKPTSNLLVENIQYLHVKQALADLAHFIRTQRASDPRLANSKVIISGGSYSATMVVWFSKLYPELVNGGFASSAPILAKVDFKEYAEVVGKALQELGSQQCYNRVKNGVAELEAMFAGNRSAEAKATLQLCNSFDHHNDLDLWSLFGTISNIFSGIVQYQKEGEVPYYCNYLMDFEDDLTAISTFFVRYMAEETGCIDTTYKDTLAYYLDSTYKMGASRPWYFQTCNEYGWYQSSASKKQPFGSKFPALLYTTLCADIFGSKYTNEHIHQLVDETNEFFGGMNPEVKNVYMTHGALDPWSAMGHGVSEGASVIPRASHCADFGSINSYESPEMTASKERLVELVREWLA; encoded by the exons atgaaattCACCTTAACGGTTGTGGCCATTTTCGCCATTTTGGCTTTGGCTAAAACTCAAGAGCAGCAGCTGACTAAGAAAGTGCCAGCCTTTGTAAAATcattgaagaaattacaaagaGGTCCTCCAGAAATTGAGGTAAACAGCAGAGCTGCTGTGGAAATTAAATGGattgaacaaaaattggatCACTTCGATGAGGCGAATGAAAAGACCTGGCAAATG CGTTATATGGTAAATGAAGAGCATTTTGAGGCTGGTGGTcccatgtttatttatttgggcGGTGAATGGGCCATTTCTCCTGGTCGCATTCAAAGTGGTATTATTCCCGATATGGCCCAGGAACATAAGGGTATTTTGTTTTATACCGAACATCGTTATTATGGTGAAAGTAAACCTACCAG CAATCTTTTAGTCGAAAACATTCAATACTTGCATGTCAAACAGGCCCTGGCCGATTTGGCCCACTTCATACGCACACAACGTGCATCTGATCCCCGTTTAGCCAACTCTAAAGTAATCATTTCCGGCGGCTCTTACTCAGCCACTATGGTGGTATGGTTTAGCAAACTCTATCCAGAATTGGTTAATGGTGGTTTTGCCTCAAGTGCTCCGATTTTGGCCAAAGTTGATTTCAAAGAATACGCAGAAGTTGTAGGAAAAGCTCTGCAGGAATTGGGTTCCCAACAGTGCTACAATCGTGTAAAGAATGGTGTTGCCGAATTGGAGGCCATGTTTGCCGGTAATCGTTCGGCTGAAGCTAAAGCCACGTTGCAGTTGTGTAATTCTTTTGATCATCATAATGATTTGGATTTGTGGTCTCTGTTTGGCAccatttcaaatatattttcggGTATTGTGCAATATCAAAA gGAAGGTGAAGTTCCTTATTACTGCAACTACTTAATGGATTTTGAGGATGATTTAACTGCCATAAGCACATTCTTTGTGCGCTATATGGCTGAGGAAACAGGCTGTATTGATACAACATACAAGGATACATTGGCCTATTATTTGGATTCTACCTATAAGATGGGAGCTT CTCGCCCCTGGTACTTCCAAACCTGCAATGAATACGGCTGGTATCAAAGCTCCGCCTCTAAGAAACAACCTTTTGGCAGCAAATTCCCTGCCTTGCTTTACACCACCTTATGTGCTGATATCTTTGGCTCCAAATACACCAATGAACACATTCATCAATTGGTGGATGAAACCAATGAATTCTTTGGTGGCATGAATCCGGAAGTGAAAAATGTCTACATGACTCATGGAGCATTAGATCCCTGGAGTGCAATGGGTCATGGTGTGTCCGAGGGTGCCTCGGTTATACCTCGTGCCTCTCATTGTGCCGATTTTGGTTCCATAAACAGTTATGAGAGTCCCGAAATGACAGCCTCTAAGGAACGCTTAGTGGAATTAGTGCGTGAATGGTTGGCTTaa
- the LOC135949410 gene encoding putative serine protease K12H4.7, whose amino-acid sequence MKFTLTVVAILAIVALAKTQQQDQIKKIPAFVESLKQLQRGPPVIEVTSRATVETKWIEQKLDHFDDSNEETWQMRYLVNEEHFEDGGPLFIYLGGEWEIFPGNIQSGIFPDLAKEHKGILFYTEHRYYGQSKPTSNLLVENIQYLHVKQALADLAHFIRTQRATDPRLANSKVIISGGSYSATMVVWFSKLYPELVNGGFASSAPILAKVDFKEYKEVVGKALLELGSQQCYNRVQNGVAELEAMFAGNRSAEAKAMLQLCNSFDHHNDLDLWSLFGTISNIFSGIVQYQKEGDVPYYCNYLMSFDDDLTAISTFFLYRVGASSGCVDVSYKDTLSYYMDSTYAKGASRPWYFQTCNEYGWYQSSTSRNQPFGSKFPALLYTTLCYDIFGSKYTNEHINQLVNETNEFFGGMNPEVKNVYMTHGALDPWSAMGHGLSEGASVIPRASHCADFGSISSYDSPEMRASKERLVELVREWLA is encoded by the exons ATGAAATTTACCTTAACGGTTGTGGCCATTTTAGCCATTGTGGCCTTGGCTAAAACACAACAGCAGGATCAAATTAAAAAGATACCAGCCTTTGTTGAATCTTTGAAACAATTGCAAAGAGGTCCTCCCGTAATTGAGGTAACGAGCAGAGCTACTGTGGAAACAAAATGGattgaacaaaaattggatCATTTCGATGATAGCAATGAAGAGACCTGGCAAATG cGTTATTTGGTAAATGAAGAACATTTTGAGGATGGTGGtcctttgtttatttatttgggcGGTGAATGGGAAATTTTCCCTGGCAACATACAAAGTGGTATTTTCCCCGATTTGGCCAAGGAACATAAGGGTATTTTGTTTTATACGGAACATCGTTATTATGGTCAAAGTAAACCTACTAG CAATCTCTTGGTGGAAAACATTCAATACTTGCATGTCAAACAGGCCTTGGCCGATTTGGCCCACTTCATACGCACTCAACGTGCCACGGATCCCCGTTTAGCCAACTCTAAAGTAATCATTTCCGGTGGCTCTTACTCAGCCACTATGGTAGTATGGTTTAGCAAACTCTATCCAGAATTGGTTAATGGTGGTTTTGCCTCAAGTGCTCCGATTTTGGCCAAAGTTGATTTCAAAGAATACAAAGAAGTGGTAGGAAAAGCTTTGCTAGAATTGGGTTCCCAACAGTGCTATAATCGTGTACAAAATGGTGTGGCCGAATTGGAGGCCATGTTTGCCGGTAATCGTTCGGCTGAAGCTAAAGCCATGTTGCAGTTGTGTAATTCTTTTGATCATCATAATGATTTGGATTTGTGGTCTCTGTTTGGCACCATTTCGAATATATTTTCGGGTATTGTTCAATATCAAAA ggAAGGAGATGTTCCTTATTATTGCAACTATTTAATGAGTTTTGATGATGATTTGACTGCCATAAGCACATTCTTTTTGTATCGAGTTGGTGCCTCCAGTGGCTGTGTTGATGTCAGCTATAAGGATACCTTGAGCTACTACATGGATTCTACTTATGCCAAGGGAGCTT CCCGTCCCTGGTACTTCCAAACCTGCAATGAATACGGCTGGTATCAAAGTTCCACCTCGAGAAATCAACCCTTTGGCAGTAAATTCCCTGCCTTGCTTTACACCACCTTGTGTTATGACATCTTTGGCTCCAAATACACCAATGAACACATTAATCAGTTGGTGAACGAAACCAATGAATTCTTTGGTGGCATGAATCCGGAAGTGAAAAATGTATACATGACTCATGGAGCCTTAGATCCCTGGAGTGCAATGGGTCATGGTTTGTCCGAGGGTGCTTCGGTTATACCTCGAGCCTCTCACTGTGCCGATTTTGGTTCCATAAGCAGTTATGATAGTCCCGAAATGAGAGCCTCTAAGGAACGTTTAGTGGAATTAGTACGTGAATGGTTGGCTTAA
- the LOC135963896 gene encoding putative serine protease K12H4.7 has product MNMAKLALIVTALLAVVAFAAANDEEVSAFVKIFNEMHQEPGPQETTRAAKVKTLWIEQKLDHFDANETRTWQMRYMANDEFYKPGGPLFIYVGGEWFISAGSISSGHVYDMAKEHNGYLFYTEHRFYGKSKPVDAMTNENMKYLDVQQALADLAHFIRTMKATLPGMENSKAILTGGSYSATMVTWFKKLYPELAAGCWASSAPLYARADYYEYKEIMGQSIKLVSGDTCHDRIKRGFEELESMFANKRGAEAKAMLKLCNSFNEDNDLDLWTLFYEISELFANLVQTHNDGSIQKACSRIMEGSSDVIGVANYIVDKFAAKTCTDMSYRSYLNLFKDSSFSTNIMRPWIYQTCNEVGWFQTSRSRNQPFGTKYPLVFFTTLCADAYGEKFTNEFIQKRLAETNKIFGGLKPEVENVYMTHGQLDPWRSAGIEDEQQVTIIPYHAHCKDLGSISDKDTPALKASKEKVAALVRQWLA; this is encoded by the exons ATGAATATGGCTAAATTAGCTTTAATAGTAACAGCTCTACTGGCTGTTGTGGCTTTTGCCGCCGCCAACGATGAAGAGGTATCAGCATTTGTTAAAATCTTCAATGAAATGCATCAGGAACCAGGACCTCAAGAGACCACAAGAGCTGCCAAAGTAAAAACTTTATGGATTGAGCAGAAATTAGATCATTTTGATGCCAATGAAACTAGAACCTGGCAAATG CGTTATATGGCCAATGATGAGTTCTACAAACCAGGTGGTCCCTTGTTTATTTATGTCGGCGGTGAATGGTttatttcggctggttccattAGCAGTGGTCATGTTTATGACATGGCCAAGGAACATAATGGCTATTTGTTTTACACCGAACATCGTTTCTATGGCAAGAGTAAACCCGTGGATGCCATGACTAATGagaatatgaaatatttagatgTTCAACAGGCCTTGGCTGATTTGGCTCATTTCATACGCACCATGAAGGCCACTTTACCGGGCATGGAAAATTCTAAGGCTATTTTGACGGGAGGTTCTTATTCGGCTACTATGGTGACTTGGTTTAAGAAACTGTATCCCGAGTTGGCTGCTGGTTGTTGGGCTTCCAGTGCTCCTTTGTATGCTAGAGCTGATTATTATG AATACAAAGAAATCATGGGTCAATCAATTAAACTAGTGAGTGGCGATACTTGCCATGATCGCATTAAACGTGGTTTCGAAGAATTAGAATCAATGTTTGCCAACAAACGTGGAGCTGAAGCAAAGGCCATGTTAAAATTGTGCAATTCATTTAATGAAGATAATGATTTGGATCTGTGGACACTGTTCTATGAAATTTCCGAATTATTTGCCAACTTGGTGCAAACACACAA TGATGGCAGTATACAGAAAGCCTGCAGTCGCATTATGGAGGGTTCCAGTGATGTTATTGGTGTAGCTAATTATATAGTGGATAAATTTGCAGCCAAAACCTGTACCGATATGTCGTATCGCTCATATTTGAATCTGTTTAAGGATTCCTCGTTTAGCACCAACATAA TGCGTCCTTGGATTTATCAGACCTGCAATGAAGTCGGTTGGTTCCAAACCTCTAGATCACGCAATCAACCTTTTGGCACCAAATATCCCTTGGTGTTCTTTACCACCCTGTGTGCCGATGCCTATGGCGAGAAGTTTACCAATGAGTTCATACAAAAACGTTTAGCAGAAACCAATAAAATCTTTGGTGGTCTCAAGCCTGAAGTTGAAAATGTTTACATGACTCACGGGCAATTGGATCCTTGGAGGTCGGCTGGTATTGAGGATGAACAACAAGTTACCATTATACCtt ATCATGCCCATTGCAAAGATTTGGGTTCAATCAGCGATAAGGATACCCCTGCTCTTAAGGCTTCTAAGGAAAAGGTAGCAGCCTTGGTTAGACAGTGGTTGGCTTAA